From a region of the Tamandua tetradactyla isolate mTamTet1 chromosome 10, mTamTet1.pri, whole genome shotgun sequence genome:
- the LOC143647928 gene encoding olfactory receptor 5AC1-like, which yields MEIMMTNKTLVTSFVLTGLTDRPELQVPLFLVFLLIYLVTVVGNLGLIALVWKDPHLHTPMYLFLGSLAFADACTSSSVTPKMLINFLSPNHVISLFGCMAQFYFFGSSATTECFILVVMAYDRYVAICNPLLYPVVMSNSLCAQFIGISYVIGFLHSAVHVGLLCRLTFCRPNIIHYFYCEILQLFKISCTESTVNRFLVSIFSAFIQIFTLMIIIISYIQVLFAILKKKSEKGRNKAFSTCTAHLLSVSLFYGTLFFMYVRPTPGPAEAQDKMYSLFYTVIIPLLNPFIYSLRNKEVIGALRRIIKK from the coding sequence ATGGAGATAATGATGACAAATAAGACTCTGGTGACTTCGTTTGTCCTTACAGGACTCACAGATCGCCCAGAGCTGCAGGTGCCCCTGTTCCTGGTGTTCTTGTTGATTTACCTCGTCACTGTGGTGGGGAACCTTGGATTGATTGCTCTCGTCTGGAAGGACCCCCatcttcacacccccatgtacttatTCCTAGGCAGTTTAGCCTTTGCAGATGCTTGTACTTCATCCTCAGTGACGCCCAAGATGCTTATCAATTTTTTATCCCCCAACCATGTCATATCCCTCTTTGGATGCATGgcccagttttatttttttggttccAGTGCAACTACAGAATGTTTCATTCTGGtagtgatggcctatgaccgctatgtagcCATATGTAACCCCTTGCTTTATCCGGTTGTGATGTCCAATAGCCTCTGTGCTCAGTTTATTGGTATTTCATATGTTATTGGGTTTTTGCATTCAGCGGTTCATGTGGGTTTGTTATGTAGACTAACATTTTGCAGGCCCAATATAATACATTACTTTTACTGTGAAATTTTACAACTATTCAAAATTTCTTGTACTGAATCTACTGTTAATAGATTCCTGGTTTcaattttttcagcttttatacAAATCTTCACTTTGATGATCATTATAATCTCTTATATCCAAGTCCTCTTtgccatcctgaaaaagaagtcTGAAAAGGGCAGAAACAAAGCTTTCTCTACATGTACCGCccatctgctctctgtctcttTGTTCTATGGCACACTCTTCTTCATGTATGTGCGTCCTACACCTGGCCCAGCTGAAGCTCAGGACaaaatgtattctttattttacaCAGTAATAATTCCCCTGTTAAATCCTTTTATTTATAGCTTGCGAAATAAAGA